One window of Bactrocera tryoni isolate S06 chromosome 2, CSIRO_BtryS06_freeze2, whole genome shotgun sequence genomic DNA carries:
- the LOC120768688 gene encoding uncharacterized protein LOC120768688, producing MSALNLRTSARTSILRIWTQVQAENYHPDCVESEQLLGSARQHFSRFMDNHFALVSSAHGGEMAEHDDLLASTEEIFNNICIKLKRKMSAFSELPNQECSHAPDMRLDPVSIPSFDGEPSNWLAFKDMFETLVHNRNDLQPTYKLGKLRQYVKAEKVPLVGGLYTGGYEEVWAELKQRYDNPRTLSEHHVQHLLDLPTHPSESRATLLNFVDSVRNSFRALELMNVPVKQWDAIAVPLLLPKLPIVTRTEWGMSLKSNAIPKMEEVIMFVERRAANLPTSSPIAPHISSGRTSSRVVKAHLTMNSGKILNPVVASDKATNCPSCNEFHRITKCQKFRNLQLDGRWDLVKQASLCFNCLKTGHRNRDCPSGLCLNCQQKHNTLLCRRLQQTSVEATANVLLADCKGYLKECRALCDIGSQVSFVCESLVTILNLPRSPCEFQVEGIDQSLSTRTKGVVRVSMQSQVDEKFQISFDAYIIDSITSMTPSTNIDIRTSHHLRDLCLADPEFGIPGPVELLIGADIWPALVLNDVVAGSHNEPCALHTRLGWVVLGPVASNESKSTLFSSLIDVSDDSTTDKLLRKFWEVEEPPDNIKAEVDECEEIFANTVTRHPSGQYIVQIPFRSDASPLGNSHSAALRQFLKLERTLANDYVLREKYVEFMREYINLGHMEAIDAPPVDIGSCYYIPHHAVLTKFRVVFNASSKTTNGVSLNDTQISGPRLQDNLVDILHRFRRYSVALTADIKKMFRQVMVDSRHRKWQQILWRECPNELLRTYQLKTLTYGMASSPFNAIRSLRQCAYDNWKVIADVSRAAAARDSILHSFYVDDYLESVHTTELAINRARDVDAILQQGKFELDKWNSNCVQTLEGISGSKASASEINFSDSSTTVLGLHWNPITDTLFFKVKACNFDTIPTKRIVLSNIARLYDPLGLLAPVVVTAKMFVQNLWLAKLSWDTPLPSNLQETWMRYRNSLQTLERIKIPRWLGIREHAVLTLHGFCDASTKAYAAVIYLRNTIANGGSHTSLIVAKTRVAPLKEMTIPRLELSAAQLLVTTMNNIRRALQMEDTAYTLWSDSTIVLHWIRREPSSLKQYVANRIAFIQSKSDINAWRHIRSEDNPADCASRGITPIGLMGNELWWKGPPLIHAVNESLSALPSLTAEENQTFIGESRPLTVHLGVTSGDGLLMTSFGAQRVPLVARFSRLSALLNTTARMRRIMPTLRSQRSQELITAEEKEWALITHIRQSQGKMYHSEIRALKSRSSIALSSNLLPLNPILDEEGLLRVGGRLTNSELPYEQKHPIILANTCPLAKLLKMFEHFWKRWNREYLSSLQARRKWEGRRENLQPGDVVLIQNENLPPMHWRMGRITEVHPGSDGLVRIVTVEYNSEKRTPEGLFVKHHCQRPVQKICRLIDPNREFLNPDGSAGQEC from the exons ATGTCAGCATTAAACTTGCGTACATCAGCACGCACATCTATATTGCGCATCTGGACGCAAGTTCAAGCAGAGAACTACCATCCAGACTGTGTTGAAAGTGAACAGCTCTTGGGTAGTGCCAGACAACATTTCTCTCGTTTTATGGATAACCATTTTGCCCTCGTGTCCAGCGCACATGGAGGCGAGATGGCAGAGCATGATGATTTGCTCGCTTCAACGGAGGAGATTTTCAACAACATTTGCATCAAATTAAAACGTAAAATGTCAGCGTTTAGTGAACTTCCCAACCAGGAATGCAGCCATGCACCAGACATGCGTTTGGATCCCGTCTCCATTCCAAGCTTTGACGGAGAGCCGTCCAATTGGTTAGCGTTTAAGGATATGTTTGAGACGCTGGTTCACAACAGGAACGACTTGCAGCCCACCTATAAACTGGGAAAATTGAGACAATATGTGAAGGCGGAAAAGGTTCCATTAGTCGGTGGCTTGTACACAGGTGGGTATGAGGAGGTCTGGGCTGAACTGAAACAACGTTACGACAATCCCCGTACTCTTTCGGAACATCATGTTCAGCATCTACTAGACTTACCAACCCACCCATCAGAATCTCGAGCTACTCTACTTAATTTTGTGGATAGTGTACGTAACTCCTTCAGAGCGCTTGAATTGATGAATGTGCCAGTAAAACAGTGGGATGCTATAGCCGTACCTCTACTACTACCGAAATTACCGATTGTTACTCGAACCGAGTGGGGAATGAGCCTAAAATCCAATGCAATTCCGAAAATGGAAGAAGTGATAATGTTCGTGGAGCGGCGTGCAGCTAACCTGCCGACATCGTCGCCAATTGCTCCACATATTTCAAGCGGACGGACATCGAGTCGTGTCGTGAAGGCGCATCTGACTATGAACTCCGGAAAAATTCTTAATCCGGTGGTAGCATCTGACAAGGCAACGAATTGCCCATCTTGTAATGAGTTTCATCGGATTACGAAATGTCAAAAGTTTCGTAACCTTCAACTTGACGGACGCTGGGACTTGGTGAAGCAGGCATCACTATGTTTCAATTGCCTCAAGACCGGCCATCGTAATCGCGACTGTCCATCTGGCTTATGTCTCAATTGCCAACAGAAGCACAATACTCTTCTATGTAGAAGGCTCCAGCAGACGAGTGTTGAAG CAACGGCAAACGTGCTTCTTGCTGACTGTAAGGGTTACTTAAAGGAATGTCGAGCCCTTTGTGATATTGGTTCCCAGGTGAGCTTCGTTTGCGAATCATTAGTAACTATTTTGAATCTTCCTAGAAGTCCCTGTGAGTTCCAAGTCGAGGGTATTGATCAAAGCCTTTCAACCCGTACCAAAGGTGTTGTCAGAGTTAGTATGCAGTCCCAGGTGGACGAGAAGTTCCAGATCAGCTTCGATGCGTACATCATTGATTCAATCACGTCGATGACTCCTTCTACTAATATAGACATCAGGACCAGTCATCATTTAAGGGATCTTTGTTTAGCTGATCCGGAATTCGGTATACCAGGTCCCGTAGAACTACTGATTGGCGCGGATATTTGGCCTGCTCTTGTATTAAACGACGTTGTTGCCGGTTCTCATAACGAACCATGTGCATTACACACCCGTCTCGGATGGGTAGTGCTAGGTCCAGTAGCATCGAACGAGTCGAAGTCAACCCTTTTTTCATCACTCATTGACGTTTCCGATGATTCTACCACCGATAAACTTCTAAGGAAATTTTGGGAAGTAGAGGAGCCTCCTGATAACATCAAGGCGGAGGTGGACGAATGTGAAGAGATTTTCGCAAACACGGTTACGCGTCATCCGAGTGGTCAATATATAGTACAGATACCATTTCGATCTGATGCCTCTCCCCTTGGAAATTCACATTCGGCGGCACTTCGGCAATTTTTGAAACTAGAGCGGACATTGGCAAACGACTATGTACTGAGGGAGAAATACGTGGAATTCATGAGGGAATACATCAATTTGGGACATATGGAGGCAATCGATGCTCCTCCAGTTGACATAGGAAGCTGTTATTACATCCCTCACCATGCTGTTTTGACTAAATTCAGAGTAGTGTTTAACGCATCATCTAAAACAACGAACGGTGTATCTCTTAACGATACGCAAATAAGTGGACCACGGCTACAGGATAACCTGGTTGACATACTTCATCGATTTCGGCGGTATTCGGTAGCTCTCACAGCCgatatcaaaaaaatgttccgACAGGTAATGGTGGATTCTAGGCATCGGAAATGGCAACAGATCCTTTGGAGGGAATGCCCTAATGAACTCTTGCGTACCTATCAACTTAAGACACTGACGTACGGTATGGCAAGCAGTCCTTTTAATGCTATTAGGTCATTGAGACAGTGTGCATACGATAATTGGAAAGTGATCGCTGACGTCAGCCGGGCAGCCGCAGCACGGGACAGCATCCTTCATAGCTTTTATGTGGATGATTATTTGGAAAGTGTCCACACGACAGAACTGGCCATCAACCGTGCACGGGACGTTGATGCCATTCTTCAACAAGGTAAATTTGAGTTAGATAAATGGAACTCCAACTGCGTCCAGACCCTGGAAGGAATCAGTGGCTCTAAGGCGTCAGCATCGGAGATAAATTTTAGCGATTCCAGCACAACGGTATTGGGCCTTCACTGGAATCCTATTACTGATACGTTATTCTTCAAGGTAAAGGCATGTAACTTTGACACAATTCCTACTAAACGGATTGTTTTGAGTAATATTGCAAGATTGTATGATCCACTGGGTCTGTTGGCACCGGTTGTCGTAACGGCCAAGATGTTTGTTCAAAATCTATGGTTGGCGAAATTGAGTTGGGATACGCCTCTGCCATCTAATCTTCAAGAGACTTGGATGAGATACCGGAATAGTTTACAGACTCTCGAAAGGATCAAAATACCACGATGGCTGGGAATCAGAGAACATGCTGTATTGACACTACATGGGTTCTGCGATGCAAGTACCAAGGCTTACGCCGCAGTTATTTACCTACGAAACACCATCGCTAACGGAGGATCCCATACATCTCTGATTGTCGCAAAAACAAGAGTGGCTCCATTGAAGGAAATGACTATCCCCCGCCTCGAACTTTCGGCAGCTCAGCTATTGGTTACAACTATGAACAACATACGTCGCGCCTTGCAAATGGAAGATACGGCTTACACTTTATGGAGTGACTCAACAATTGTTCTCCATTGGATTCGGCGGGAACCCTCTTCATTGAAACAATATGTGGCAAATAGGATAGCTTTTATACAATCAAAATCGGATATAAACGCGTGGCGACACATTCGTTCAGAAGACAATCCCGCTGACTGCGCCAGCCGTGGAATTACACCGATAGGACTCATGGGGAACGAGCTTTGGTGGAAGGGACCTCCTCTTATTCATGCGGTGAATGAATCATTATCAGCGTTACCAAGTCTCACAGCTGAGGAAAATCAAACTTTTATTGGGGAAAGCCGTCCGTTAACTGTGCATCTTGGCGTTACCAGCGGGGACGGTTTACTGATGACATCCTTTGGAGCACAACGAGTACCTTTGGTAGCAAGGTTTAGCCGTTTGAGTGCCTTACTAAATACAACTGCTCGAATGCGTCGTATAATGCCGACGTTGAGAAGTCAGAGATCACAGGAGTTGATTACTGCTGAAGAGAAAGAATGGGCACTAATCACACATATTCGTCAAAGCCAAGGTAAAATGTATCATTCTGAAATTAGAGCACTTAAATCTCGTTCCAGCATCGCTTTGTCAAGTAACCTGCTTCCACTGAACCCAATTTTGGACGAAGAGGGCCTACTGCGTGTTGGTGGTCGGTTAACAAATTCGGAATTACCGTATGAGCAAAAACATCCAATCATTCTTGCCAATACCTGTCCATTGGCAAAACTTCTC AAAATGTTCGAGCATTTTTGGAAGCGGTGGAACCGTGAATATTTATCCAGCTTACAGGCGCGTCGCAAGTGGGAAGGTCGACGTGAGAATCTCCAGCCAGGAGATGTAGTACTGATTCAGAACGAGAATCTACCACCCATGCATTGGCGCATGGGTCGCATCACTGAAGTTCACCCTGGCAGCGACGGATTGGTACGAATAGTTACGGTTGAATATAACAGTGAGAAACGTACACCTGAAGGACTTTTTGTTAAGCACCATTGCCAACGTCCAGTGCAAAAGATTTGCCGTCTTATTGATCCAAATCGAGAATTCCTGAACCCTGACGGTTCAGCCGGGCAGGAATGTTAA